A DNA window from Coffea arabica cultivar ET-39 chromosome 6c, Coffea Arabica ET-39 HiFi, whole genome shotgun sequence contains the following coding sequences:
- the LOC113697467 gene encoding pistil-specific extensin-like protein, which translates to MDKFVVLIISALLLTGSVGAMDDWKEGKEAIHVGGKVLCQDCTEGWKQWIDGAKPLQGCKVSVTCLDDRSRVMYYGSDLTDEAGDFDMIINKYINGKAVNAENCFLRLVSSPDPVCNVATDFAGGKTGVKLHRPTVVYRDVIKYVLGPFYYTTPMCDEPDATNNGDHGSSDEDAKDSNYY; encoded by the exons ATGGATAAATTTGTTGTGTTGATAATTTCAGCTTTGCTGCTAACAGGTTCCGTCGGAGCCATGGATGATTGGAAGGAAGGAAAGGAGGCCATTCATGTCGGTGGCAAAGTGTTATGCCAAGACTGCACCGAGGGATGGAAGCAATGGATCGATGGTGCCAAGCCCTTGCAAG GTTGCAAGGTATCCGTAACTTGCCTGGACGACAGAAGCAGGGTGATGTACTATGGAAGTGATCTGACAGATGAGGCTGGAGACTTTGATATGATCATTAACAAGTACATCAACGGGAAGGCGGTCAACGCCGAAAATTGCTTTTTAAGGCTAGTCTCCTCCCCAGACCCAGTGTGCAACGTTGCCACGGACTTTGCCGGCGGGAAGACGGGGGTGAAGCTCCACCGACCAACCGTCGTGTATCGGGACGTTATCAAATACGTGCTTGGACCCTTCTATTACACCACCCCAATGTGCGATGAGCCTGATGCTACGAACAATGGTGACCATGGCTCGTCAGATGAAGATGCAAAGGACAGCAATTACTACTGA